A portion of the Bubalus kerabau isolate K-KA32 ecotype Philippines breed swamp buffalo chromosome 1, PCC_UOA_SB_1v2, whole genome shotgun sequence genome contains these proteins:
- the LOC129624564 gene encoding olfactory receptor-like protein OLF4 has protein sequence MQNCRISTLLQFQFQIKLVMSFVFLFPGSHFYCMELGNDTEISEFLLLGFSQEPELQPLIFGLFLSMYLITVFGNLLIMLAVSSDAHLHTPMYFFLSNLSFVDICFTSTTIPKMLWNIQTQSKVITYEGCITQIYFFLLSALLDIFLLTVMAYDHFVAICHPLHYMVIMNPRLCFLLVLVSWTISVLNSLLQSLILLQLSFCTVVEIPDFFCDLSQITQLACSDTFLNNMVMYLTVVLLGGGPLAGILYSYSKIVSCICRISSVQGKYKAFSTCASHLSVVSLFFCTSLGVYLSSPATHSSHSSATASVMYTVVTPMLNPFIYSLRNKDIKGALKRFFVMASLKRSIILDLKKCPRLQISKSQS, from the coding sequence atgcaAAATTGCAGAATTTCAACATTGTTACAATTCCAATTTCAGATAAAACTAGTCatgtcatttgtttttttgtttccagGCAGTCACTTCTACTGCATGGAATTAGGGAATGATACAGAAATTTCAgagtttcttcttctgggattctcACAGGAACCAGAACTGCAGCCCCTCATATTTGGACTGTTCCTCTCCATGTACCTGATCACCGTCTTTGGAAACCTGCTCATCATGCTGGCAGTCAGCTCAGATGCCCACCTACatacccccatgtacttcttcctctccaacctgtcCTTTGTAGACATCTGTTTCACCTCTACCACTATCCCAAAGATGTTGTGGAACATCCAGACCCAGAGCAAAGTTATAACCTATGAAGGCTGCAtcacacaaatttattttttcctactctCTGCATTATTGGACATCTTCCTCCTCacagtgatggcctatgaccactTTGTGGCCATCTGTCACCCCCTGCACTACATGGTCATTATGAACCCTCGGCTCTGCTTTCTGCTGGTTCTGGTGTCCTGGACCATCAGTGTCCTGAATTCCTTGTTACAAAGTTTAATTTTGTTACAGCTTTCTTTTTGCACTGTTGTGGAAATCCCTGACTTTTTTTGTGACCTCAGTCAGATAACCCAACTTGCCTGTTCTGACACCTTTCTTAATAATATGGTAATGTATCTTACAGTTGTACTTCTGGGTGGTGGTCCCCTGGCTGGTATCCTTTATTCTTACTCAAAGATAGTTTCCTGTATATGCAGAATCTCATCAGTTCAGGGGAAGTATAAAGCATTTTCCACCTGTGCATCTCACCTCTCAGTCGTCTCCTTATTCTTTTGTACGAGCCTAGGAGTGTACCTTAGCTCTCCTGCTACCCACAGCTCACACTCAAGTGCAACAGCCTCGGTGATGTACACTGTGGTcacacccatgctgaacccctttaTCTACAGTCtgagaaataaagacataaagGGAGCTCTGAAAAGATTCTTTGTGATGGCAAGTCTAAAAAGGTCAATTATTCTGGATTTGAAGAAGTGCCCAAGATTGCAGATCTCAAAGTCTCAGAGTTAG